The following nucleotide sequence is from Erinaceus europaeus chromosome 8, mEriEur2.1, whole genome shotgun sequence.
ACATAGTTTTGAGCTCAAGGACCTTTCTCACaagaattctggtttgagcccctgaccccccacctgcaggggtgtcacttcacaagcattgaagcaggtctaaaggtgtctaactttctttctccccctctactttcccttctctctcaattcctctctgtccaaaaaaactggaaaataaatggccacaaggagcaatagatttgtagtgctggcaccaagccccagtgataactgaggaggctaaataaataaataaataaataaataaacaaatacagcaAAGATCTgttatagggtgggggtatagcataatggttatgcaaaaagattctcatgcctgaggctctaaagttccctgttcaattccccacattaccataagccaaagctgagcagagctctggtaaaataaataaataaacaaacatatatatatatatatatatatatatatattgtaatgtCCAGACCCCTGGCTTATGGCAATGGAGCACCCACAAAATTGACCACCAGGGTGCACTGTGTCTCCACAAAGCAaatttattgatgttgatgttcaAAAGAGAGGGGATAAAACAGAGATTGTGATTCACGATTTGATTAATCAGAGTGAGTGTTAGTCTCAAGTGTAAGTGGAGAATAGTCTCTAAGTTCATGGTCACTCAGGAAGGATTATCACAGTAGGGAGTCATAAATTTCACCTTGATTGCACTGTCACTCTCAGAACCTGTGTCTGATGGAGACTATGAAGGGGCATCATGGCATATAGGGTTGAGGCATATAGAAAAGGAGAACCTGAGTCTGGGTATGCAGAGAATTGATAAGATGGGGCTGTACACCTAGTCTGATCAGTCCAGCTCAATACAACCCACTCTACTGCTCCAGAGGAGACTGGAAAGAACAGGGGCCATCTAGGACAGCTGAGCCTGTGCCAGACAACCAACGTGCCCATGGAACCATAGGAAGACCGTGACATCAAGGCAATGACATCACAGTCTAGCCATACTTGTGAGGAAAAGGGAGGAGTGAGAGCCCTGCTCTCCTGCCAGACACCAGAGGCAGGCAGAGAGATGTCCAGTCTTATCTTGCTTACTCCTTCTAGGCTACTCTGCTGGGTGTTCATCTGTCTTCTGACATCAGGTAAGTCACCCAACGAAATACACATctagcttccttttcttttctcttctcttttttcttttctttccttttcctttcttttctttctttctgctttcacacttataaaattaatttactttttcttcctattcatgatttaatagtgattaacaagattgtaagataacaggggtacaaattacacacagttcccaccatcagagtcccATGTcccttctccattggaagcttctctaactttttatctctccctaggagtatggactaaaattctgtatggggtgcagaaggtctggattctgtaattgcttcttctctggacatgggcattggcaggttgatccatatcaccagcctgtttctatctttccctagtggggtagggtgctggaggtgaggttctgggacatattggtgaggtcatctgcccagggaactgaGGATGGGAtcgtagtagcatctgaaacttggtggctgaaaggtgataagatataaattacattttcaataaacaagaacccaaagataggaatagagcaaatgaaactaggggtcttcatgtgggaagaagctaggaagtccaacATTTCTTAATGCTGCTGTTGATAAAACTCCttatatgaggtcctgagcttccAAGTCTTTTCCACAGGCTCAACAGATGATGAAGTCATTCAGAACCCAAGACATGTTATTAGAAGCAGAGGAAAGGAGGCTGTTCTGAACTGCCAACCCAAGGCTGGACATGACACTGTGTACTGGTATCGGCAGGCCCTGAGCCACAGCCTTCAGTTCCTCGTGAGCTACtttgaaaaggaggagagagagaaaggatccaTTCCTGATCGCTTCTCAGCTCAGCAGTTTGGTAACTATAGCTCAGTACTGAACATGAAGTCCTTGGAGCCAGAAGACTCAGCCCTGTATATGTGTGCCAGCAGTTTACACAGCCCTGCAGGTCCACTGGCTTTCTGTACCCAAACTTCCTGTCCCAGCAAAGTCTGTAGTAGGAAAGGAAATGGGAGGGGAGTCTTATGCACGTTCAATAATGATTCTAATTATTTTCTGACACTCTCACTGTCCTACTAACACACTAGATTCACTTCCAATTCTGTCAGCATCtactgagccctgccccactagagaaagatagaaataggctgagagtatagattcacctgtcaacacccatgtccagcagaaaagcagttacagaagctagactttccaccttctgcaccccataaagaatttctgTCCATATTCttggaaggataaagaatagctaGGCTTTTCCAATGGGGGAGatgggacatgggactctggtggtgggaactatatggaattataacaGTTTTCTTAtaaacttgttaatcattattaaatcactaatgttttttaaattaaaataaatgataagaaaaaaagaactccatAATGTAGAATAAATCATCCATATTATAGGTGCAACTGTTATAAGAGGCTTCAGATAAATTGCTGGTGGAATCATAGCTAACAAATATGGgaataggggcctggtggtagcacatagggttgaatgcacatgttacaaatatgggaataggggcctggtggtagcacatagggttgaatgcacacgttacaAATATGGGAATAGAGACAAGACCTCAGCCATCTTGATCTCAGTTCCTGATATCAATCACGCCACCTTCATGCATTTTGGGATAGGACCACACCTTAAGCATTAGCCTGTGGACTGCCCTATCATCCCCTGCAGGAACCACCAGTTGGAACACACCATTTATATTACACTTTTCTATGAGGAAATCCACTAAAGAAGGAAGAGTGTTGAATTCAGAGGCCTCAGTTCCTGTGATAATCAGCCTAGAGCTGACAAAGTGAAAAATGATTATCTGAGTCTTCAATTTACAAACCCATGTCGATCACAATTGTCTTGCAGAGATCTGATGCAAGTCAGTGCctacataatggatccctttgtggtcTCCTATAGGACCTGACCCTcactgtggatcaacaatggtagtgaaTGTTCCGCTCTCTGAAGGGAtgttggacagcatactctacccAGCCATGGATACCACGTTCATACGCtgggtggctctctgtctcctgAGGGCACATGAGTCCTCTGAGAGGAGAGTCAAatgattcgtgtgtgtgtgtgtgtgtgtgtgtgtgtgtgtgtgtgtgtgtgtgtgtgttgctattGATGATGATGACCTGTGTCGTTGTCTTCTTCATTCTTTCTCCAAATTTTATCTCCACAGATTACACAGGAGCTGAAGTCTCCCAGTCTTCCACCCAGTCTCCCAGGCTTAGAGTCACAGAAAGTAGACAGGAAGTGGTACTTAAGTATGATTCAATTTCTGGTCATGCTGGCCTCTTTTGGTACAAGCAGACTGGGCAACGGCCTTGAGTTTTTAACTTCCTTCCAGGGAAAGTCTGTATCAGATGCATCAGAGATGCCTAGTGATTTGTTCTCTGGGGAGAAACCCCAAGGATCCCAATCCCCTCTGAAGATCAAGTCTGCAGAATTAGCTGTGTGTGTCTATGCCAGCATCTTATCCACAGTGAGGCACAGCTCCTGTCTTTCCTGCTAacaaaccctcctgcacttcctGTCCTCAAGCTTCTCAGAAATGTGAACAAAGTACTTGCCCTGTTTGTTCTTCTCATATCAGGGCAAGAAGTGCATCTGGGACATCAGCTGTCCTAACTACCGGATGTCAGGAAATGACCTGCAAAATGCCATAACAGAAGATGTTGGGTAgtggtagttttatttatttatttatttatttatttatttatttatttatttatttattattggatagagacagaaagaaattgagaggggaggggagacagaaagggagagagacacctgcagccctgcttcaccactcatgaaactttccccctgcaggtgagggcaggggcttgaacttgggtccttgtgaagTCTGTGTAATAtgatcacttaaccaggtgtgccactacctggtcctggTAGTAGTAATTTTGACTATGAGTTGTGGGATTATATTTTGCATTCCAGGATTCTACATTTAGGGTTAAACATCAGAAATTTGTCTCAGGGATAGTGAAGTgttcttttgaaaaaataattatgATGGATCATCATATTTATCAAATCCTAAAATCTAATATCAGTGATACGCTAAGTCTGATCCACACCATTCCTAGGCATGGGTCAGTTGAGATAGACTACTCTGAAGGTCATACACAGTTACTAGTACACAACTAAGTAGTCAATCTGAGCCCTTAATAAGATTGACATTCAAATCAATTACTCAGTgggctattattgttattctgTGTAGTGTCAATATAGCCCCCATACAACCAGCCCCTTGTGAGTTGAAAACATTAGAGTCCAAGGAAGCAAGGGttaagatgccaacctgacttccctcaaGACACCCCACCACTTGTcttgagccccatctccccagatccctgcctcactagggaaagagagagacagtctgggggtatggatcgacctatcaatgcccatgtttagcagagcagcaattacagaaaccagaccttccccctttgcaccccataatgattctgggtctgcactcccagagggataaagaatgtggAATCTATCCAGGGtagggattgaatatggagctctgaggagggcactgtgtggaaatgcatccctcttagcctatagtcttgtcaagattcctattttataaataaaaaattaaataggaaaaaataaagagagagagagcttggatCCTAGATCAGAGAGAATATGGTGAATCATTTGACACATCAGAGTTGGTCAATGAAGGGAGAGAATAGTCCTCTCACATTCATGTGTCTATGTCAGGGAGCCATGAACTTCAACTCACGTGGAGTTAACGACTCTTTTGGGACCTGTATTTGATGGAGAGTGAGAAGGGTTTCGGTGAATCACCTAAGTCAAGTGTAGAAAAAGGAACAAGTGCTATTGGGGAAACTGAATTAGTGGGAGGTGACATTATCACATACCCTGCCTGGGTCAGCCTAGCTCAGGTCAACTCACAGTACTTGCGCCACAGGACACTGGACAAAACAGAGAAATCCTGGGTTGGTGAAGCCTGTCCAGGGACACCAGCTGTCTGAACCACCCTCTAAGAACAGTGACAACAGAACAGTGATGTCACAGGTGAGCTCCACTCACAGAGAAAAGGGAGGAGCtagagtctttctctctcaaccaGACACCAGAGTTAGGCAGAAAAATGTCCAGTCTTACCCAACCTGATTCTGTCAGGATCTCCTGGCTCCTCTGGTGGGCATCCCTTTGTCTCCAAAGGGCAGGTGAGTGTGAAGTTCATTGGATTAGTTCCTGAACCTCAAATGTTTGAGTATTTCTGGAGTATCAGATTCCTTTCTGTGTCTGCCTTTAGCTTCTGTGTCCTTCCTCCATAGGTTCAGTGGATCCTGGAGTCATTCAGTCTCCAAGGCATGTGATTAAAGGCAAAGGGGAGAAAGCTATTCTGAAATGTTCTCCCATGTCTGGACACAGCAGCGTGAGCTGGTATCAGCAGGTTCTGGGTCAGGGTCCCCAGTTCCTTGTGAGCTACTATGAAAAGA
It contains:
- the LOC132539945 gene encoding uncharacterized protein LOC132539945; protein product: MTSQSSHTCEEKGGVRALLSCQTPEAGREMSSLILLTPSRLLCWVFICLLTSGSTDDEVIQNPRHVIRSRGKEAVLNCQPKAGHDTVYWYRQALSHSLQFLVSYFEKEEREKGSIPDRFSAQQFGSVDPGVIQSPRHVIKGKGEKAILKCSPMSGHSSVSWYQQVLGQGPQFLVSYYEKMEQDKGAIPDRFSAQQLDNYSSEMNMTFLEPGDSALYLCASSLHSPAEPLAFCTQTSCPSTHCCTSLFRGRSIADTSAVLIVGRLGMTFNIQTGIDR